TGcttaatattcatttttcttttttatgcttGGCCCAAACATTTGAGAAGcaaatgttgcactttttactcTGTTGCTCTTAATTAAAGTCACATAAAGATGAAACTTTGTGTTTGAATAACAAACGGTTTCTGAATATGATGCGTTATCAGAGTGGAGTTGTAAAAAACTGTTTAGGGATTAAAGTGAACTCTCACCGGCCCAGCTACAATATAAAGTGCTGTTTAGATGATTAGACTGAAAAGAGCCTCTCTGCTGCATAATGAAGACACTAACTTTTGAttcaattatattttatttacaatacTTTTGGATTTGTAATCAGGTAAGATTATGAATGCAGGACTTTACAACACAATATTCTTATTATGTTCTTATTATCTTCTTACTGCCACCATCACTGCTGCACCTTCATAAATACATCAATACACTTTGATCACTTTTATTAACTTACTTATACCTTCTGCTTCATTGCTATTTATATTACGTTAATAATTATTGTTTCTGCATGGCCTCATGTTCTTACATGTATAGACAGATACAGTTTATACACATGCTCTTTATCCCTGCTGTCCATATTTTCATACTGTATAccccatttttgtttttcttcctttactattttatcatttttattatttcttagataatttttttcttactaATGAACTATTTACCGTTTCTGTGGTGGACTCTCTAAGCATAAGAATTCCAAGTGACAATAAACATCTTGAATCTTTTTGTATTGTAGTACTGATGTTTTCTAGTTGAGTAAATCATCTGTTAAATTGACTTGCTCTCTGATTCTGGTtgctgttttaaacatttagactgaagtgaatataaaacacacattaaaaacctaaaacagtttttttttttttttttgtgctacaTCTGTATAAATCACTTTGATTTTTTCTATAATCCGGTTTCCAATGTTGGATTGAACAGATTCTCTTtcattgttgatattttttctaaaaaataattgtaatatttgaaaatgtgtttaatgacaGAATCCTGACAAATGTGTAATATAACCTCCAGAAAAGCTTATTTTACCTTTTATATTAACTATTATGTTGTTAAGTGTAAGATTTTTTACAGATTCAAGATTTAAgtcatatttaaatgaatttaaagacTAAATACTCTGATGATAAATTAGACGAGGACACATTATAATAAAGTTTTGAAATGGAATAGGCCCTGACGTCACTTCCGGGTTTAGTCGGGCagtagtagaaaaaaaaaaaatatctggttgCCATGAATTTCAGCTAGCTAGCCACCGACAGCTGTCAGTACGCTTGAGTAAAACCATCCATGTCAAGACAAAAGCAGGATTTTCGGAGTCGTGTGCTGCTTCTGTGTACAAATAGGGGCACACCAGCCTGCCTGCCAACCTACTGTGAAGCGGTAAGTAGCTAGCTTTGATGCTAGCGAGGTTAGCGAGCTAGCCGCCGCCGCTAGCAGCTTTGCCTTGCTAACGGTAAGTGGTGATATTTTGGCTGTCCGCTGGCATTAACCTGCTCGGTGTGGTGGCCGTCTAACAATAGCAGCAGCGTGTCGCTTGTCTGCATTGACAAGTTATATGTACGCGACGTCAATGTGCCGCTCCGGGGTTTTGTGCCCGCAGATATGGCTAACGTTAGAGGTTAATATCGTTGTTAACCATGTAGCTACCATTAGCATATCAGTCGCCCCCCCCTTGtcgctgtctgtgtctgtgctgaggGGGTGTTGTAATTAGTCACCGGTGTCCACGATCACATTAGGGGATCTGAGTCACTTTAATCCCGATGTGAGGTGGTAGCAGCCTCGGTGAATGTATGAATGCGTGTAACTTTCGCCCTAATAAGCGCTAGTTGGTTACATGAGCTGTAAAacgatgacaacaacaacagctgtcgTCTGAGTCAGTGTTGTCTTTTATCTTTAAGGCAGTCATATCTTCCTCATAGCTGTCATCCCAGGTTACTATTATACTACACCACCCTGTGCCCTGAAGTCTATGTGTAATTTGCTTCCAACAACTATATTCTCAAAATTATTCTTAATACATATCATGTCGCTTTATATCAGCACATTAAAGCTTCAGAAAGAGCTACAGTACATAAAATCAACCTAAGTTAATCATCCCTTTGTGACTATATGTTGTCAGGTACGGTATGTTGCCACATGATGTCAAgccattttgatgtgttttttttttttttttttaaactcaagaTCCAGCTGGCTAAGTGACCAGAGCAGGAAGCCTTGGCACCGCTGTGTGCCAGTTCATTTCAAGACCCAGGGATCTCTGAATCCAGGTAAGTTCATATCAGGATAAACGTGCACCTGGAATCAGTCAATAGAGGGATGTTGTTACCTCTATTTCTGCTGTTACTATCTTGAAGAAAGAGTCCCCCCCCCACTGACTATGCAACATAGATTAGTAATTGCAAAGTAAACGTAGGATGTGATGGGACAGTGAATCACCTGCTGAACTTGGAGATCCTGACGCATCACATCGTTCGATCACTGAAGTTACTAGATCTAAACATTTGGCtcactgatttaatttgtgGCGTGTGGTTATGTGTTGAAGTGCCACTGTTCATTTTCCCTTGAGCCTTGATAAgctgaatattatttttaattaaatgtaacatGTTCTGGCAACAGTGGAGGGACAGACCCTGTTGGAAATTAAGGTTAAAGGCTCTTGTTATTCTGTTTTCCTGCCACCTAATTACTCCGtctgccatgtttgttttttttctaccagaAGATGAACGGTCTGTCCATACGAGAGCTATGCTGCCTGTTCTGCTGCCCCCCATGCCCCAGCCGCATTGCAGCCAAACTGGCTTTCCTCCCTCCAGAGCCCACCTACGCCCTTTTACCTGACCCAGATCCAGGTTCTGGAGCTGGAACTGCCGCTGGATCCACCTCTGGGGCTTCTGTGCCTTCTATCGGAGCCCCAGGACTGCGTTCCCGGCTCGGCACTAGTAGTGGAAGTGACcgaggaggtgcaggaggaggaggagggggcggtggaggcggcggtggcggcgctggtggaggtggaggaggcggagcaGGCGCTGGTAGCACTAGCACCACTTCTGGGGCTGAAGGCAGGTGGAAGCTTCATCTCACAGAGAGAGCGGAGTTCCAGTATTCTCAGCGAGAGCTGGATGTGACGGATGTGTTCCTGACCAGATCTAGCCGAGGGAACAGGGTGGGATGCATGTACATTCGCTGCGCCCCCAATgccaggtgagacacacacaacaaacccCTGCTTTGTTTACTGCTTGTGCTTTAAATAGGGAAGCTTGTCTGTCTTCTGATGGAgccaaagacaaacatgtttcttaGTCACACAGTTCTATCCCGTGTTTTTCCATCAACTCCCAGGACAGCAGTGTCCCCGCCTAACCTCAGCCTGCTCCCTGacttccttctttcctcttcctcctttgtCTCTCAGGTTCACGGTGTTGTTTTCCCATGGCAATGCAGTAGACCTGGGCCAGATGAGCAGCTTCTATATCGGCTTAGGCACACGCATCAACTGCAACATCTTTTCCTATGATTACTCAGGCTACGGTGTTAGCACCGGCAAGCCCTCCGAGAAGAACCTTTATGCTGACATTGATGCTGCCTGGCACGCCCTGCGCTCCCGGTAAGCAGGCACAAACTGTCCCTTCCTGTTCTGATAGGGTCCAAAAATGAACACCCAGTGCCAGTTATGATTTCGGTAGATAAATCAGTGACAGTCACTCACATAACTGGCCAGTAGGTTTTTGTGAGAACGACATTTGGTTGGCTCAGTTATACACGAGTTGTGTCCCTGCTGACCACGATACTAATCTCTGTGACCATCAGCCAGTCAAATCAAAGCTAAACAATGGCTCTGTATCAAACAGgctggtgattggctgtctgCAAGCTGCGCTCAGCAGGAAGTTGCAGCATTTTGTAATTCTGAAGAATAATCCTGTAGTTTATCTGCTGCCAGCCTGGTAAATGAGCCTAATGTTAGCAGAAACTTACATTCCCAGGTGACGATACAGTCGAACTTTGAGGCCACTGAAACCTCAAAAGAGAACAAACTTTTATGTAATAAGGAATACTTTATTTACTCAGTGAATCTGTGTTTGAAGTAGTCTTTACACTGGTGGGGTAATAAGCTGTAttggttttaaaaatagccGGTAATAATTGTTACAATTCACATTTGTCGGGGGCTTTGCAGTCTTTGGCAAGTGAGGATTGATGTTCTCTTTCAAACTGTAATCTTAGTATGAAACGAAATACATAGATACCTGTTCCCCTTTGTTGGACTGGAAGGCTTACCGAACCAATCTGcatacagacatgcacacacaagtaCTCTGCACATCAGTCctgttgcattttgtttatttgccgAACAAAAGAGATTTCCTATTCTGATATTCTGTGCTAAAATCTGCGTGTGATGTGTCAGGTATGGCATCAGCCCCGAGAATATCATCCTGTACGGCCAGAGCATCGGCACAGTGCCCACTGTGGACTTGGCATCACGGTTCGAGTGCGCTGCTGTGgtcctccactctcctctcacctctggAATGAGAGTGGCCTTCCCCGACACCAAGAAAACATACTGCTTTGATGCCTTCCCTAAGTAAGTTTCAGGACTGAGACTTCATCTTcgctttttctctcctgtgttgtCAGTGATTTAAATACGATATCCCAAAGTGACATTTCATTCTAAATCTGTTTTTTAGTATCGAATATTCACACCACTGTAAACTTTAAGGGTTTCTGTAAAAAGAACAGAGCTGTGATTGTTCTTACTTGAATTTAGTCATTTACATGAAACCCTGAACGGTGACAAATTATCGCTGTTGAAGAAGGagtctgaaaatgtcaaaccacTCCTGTGTTATAATCGACTTCTCTCCCGTTGGCCAAAATGTTCCCGAGCCGAAACATTACATTTGTGAATCCAGAGCCTCTATTAATATTTAATGGAATCAGTCTGACACATCTAACTGTTGTTCCTATGGAGGCTGAATGAGCTTAATGTGAGACACGTCTGAGAAAACTGTACATTAACTGAATAAGGTTGGACAGAATTAGagatttatgttgttttggtcGAATTATTTCTCCTTTTAATATCTCTTGCCATATTAGACCTCTGTGTGCAATGTTGCGGATCATTTAATGAGTTTACtagattttattgtttattttatatttggaTCCCCAGTGGTTGTTACCTTGGCAACAACTACTCTTCCTgtagttcatgtttttgtgtggcAGATGTGATAAAGCACCATTATTGCATGTGCTGGTTATTTAAAACTTCTGATATATTGGGATTTTATAATTCATATTCCTAAAATGTGCTGTATTTTATTTAGCCATTACTTTTGATTTAACAACGATAATTAGTATTTGGACGTGGAGCCATGAAAAGGATCTTGATTGGAACATGTTGCAATGAAGCGAAGCTGTCTGCACCCGCTGTTTGTGGTCAAAAGGACAAAACCTTTTATGGTCATCGTTAAACCCAACGGGGGTGGCTGATAATCATTAGACAGATTTTCGGTGTATAGTTTCAAAGTTTCACAGGAGGGGGAGTGAGCACACGGATGAATTTGCAGCCTTTAATTGTTGTCTGCACAATTGATTTTATACAACGTTGTGTGCACAATTAAAGATTGCAAATTAATCTGTGTGCTCCATTGCTCCTCCTCGTTTTAAAAGTTCTGCTTCATTTTGCCAGACGATGAGCAGAGAGCCCTATTTTTGGTTCATTCAGTGTCTGCAAGTCTCTAAATGTCTTAAATTCAATATTATAGATTTGGGGTTATTGAATAGTcttacatttgaatttgtgaGGTCTTAATtgccacaaaacatttgatctTATTTCATTTCTGTCTAGTTTATTTATCCACCTTTTTAAGTTCTTCATGTTAAGCTCAGTCCACAGTTCTGATGTCACAAATCTTTAAATCTGTCTTTTTACTTTATAACTGTACTGTTGGCAAAATGTAGATTAACCTAATTAAAACCTACATCTGAATGGGATCATATACTACATACACTAATACTTACCTAATTTGCTTgtataataaaaaagaagataatTAACCCAAAAATCAGACTTAAATTTGGTTAAAAATGATCTTGAAAAGCTCTTAAAAGcattacatttaatatatgATACTGTAGACACCCTGAAATCACTGAAATGTATCTGATGCAGATGGAAAAATGACCTGCTGTAACCTGATTTCTGCATTAACAGCCTgccatcttttcttcttccagcaTAGAGAAAGTGTCAAAGATCCCGTCTCCAGTGCTCATCATCCACGGTACAGAGGACGAGGTGATCGACTTCTCTCACGGCCTCGCCCTGTTCGAGCGCTGCCCCAAGGCCGTGGAGCCCCTCTGGGTGGAGGGAGCCGGTCACAACGACATTGAGCTTTACAGTCAGTACCTGGAGAGGCTACGGCGCTTCATCAACCAGGACCTGGCTGCACAGCACGcctgagaaacaaaacatcagcCTCTCTGCGTTTTGTATGAATGAgacagtgtgcgtgtgtttgcgtATGTGTGAGTCAGTGAGGAAACGTCAGCATGATACAAAAGTACGGGTGAGAAACTGACTTAATAATGGATGTGTGATTTTCgtcacatctgtgtgtctttgaagCAGCACACCTTTTAGGTTACTTTCTCAACTGCACCTTGGTTGAAATAACTTCCTGTTTTAACGGTGAGAAAGTTTTTTAACACATCATTAGCTGCATCCATCTGTGCAGCGGAGTGTGgtgaaacactaaaaacagcaacttcacagatctgtttttttttttttttttttaaacgtggaGATTGTTATGAAttatagttttaaaaatgtgtcactcaCTTGAATTAATTAAGAAGCAGAGACGTGTTTTGTCCAAAAAGGCACACAGATGTAGTTTTTAAGTAAGCTTTagtgaatgtgtgagtgtgtattcaTATCGAATAAtacgtgcacgtgtgtgtaagtgtgtgtgagtgtgtgtgtgagcagggcATTGCTGAAACAAATGAAGGACATCCTGCAAGTGGAGGAGGCTTACGGAGACTTATCAATATtgatgttttggttgtttttttttgttttctttgattatGCGTGTATGTATGAAGAATACCTCCACGGCTTGACCAGTTCTCTCAGCGGTGGACAAACGCTGGTCAAGCACGTGTCCCTACAccccttcctccacctcctccacctcctccacctcctacACTCCCTGTTTACCTGTTAATGGACATCCATCTGACTGCCAGGGCATTTCCCAAGTTGTTGTCCAGCTAACACTAACCTACTTTACTTGTGTGGTTTTGGGGGTCCATCTACTTTCCTTTTTTCGGCGTCAGTTACGGCGGATACACGAGGACTAGTCTGGAATACTGTCATGGCTCGTACGGCTGTCGGGTGTCTCATACTTTCCCTTCATTTTTCGACTCTTGATACGATCTCAGAATGGCCGGCTTCCACTTCATTTCCTGGCTGTGCTATAGCTTTAGCGTTTTTGCTGTCCTCAGAACAGGGGAAATTATTTTGATTTCCCCACTTCCCCCCCCATCCAGTCCTACATATTTGTGATGGAGAATGATGGTGTGGTTGAAATGGGAACAGGTCTTTGAGAGCCACACTGAGAAGAGTGTCTCTGTTCATGTGGACGTTTCTTTGGCAGCCATAGATCAGCTGTAGGTTTACACAGTCATTTCCATGTCACACTCCAAAGACATGGTTGTATCCCTGCTGTATTTACTGATATTTGATGTTGAAAGGTAGACTGCTTAGACTTGGAATAAGTCagatttaaaggaatagtttgacattttgaaacctgcttttttttgctttcctgCTGAAAGTTATGAAGTTATCCGCAAAACCCACAACACGTCACTCTCACACTTCAACTAATCGGTAATCGATTGACCGTTGCTGCTCTACTTtcaggtggattttgttacctttgcacagagtcaggctagctgtttccctctgtttccagtctttatgcttcTTCTGATTTAACGCTCAGCGAGAAAGCAGAAAAGTGTGTTTCCTGAATGTCAAACTGAACCTTTGAGTCTGAAGTGTAGCTGTTGACGAGGTCTGTGAAAACTTTGTCTCTTCTGGTTGAACACACCCCCCCTTTGTGGAGCTCGACGTTCTGGTTCTGAAGGTGTAAGGAGACAAAGTAGCTGCTCTGTTCACCGAACTAACGAGGATCATGTCTGGTTTCTTCAGAACAGTCGGAACATCTTTTGTGTAATATCGATTACTTGTAGTCTTACAGCACAGTTTGTTTACCCCGCGTCGTCGCAGCAGTAGGACTCATTACCAGGCTCGGTCAGCCCGCTGTT
Above is a window of Acanthopagrus latus isolate v.2019 chromosome 21, fAcaLat1.1, whole genome shotgun sequence DNA encoding:
- the LOC119011041 gene encoding alpha/beta hydrolase domain-containing protein 17A-like isoform X1, with the translated sequence MNGLSIRELCCLFCCPPCPSRIAAKLAFLPPEPTYALLPDPDPGSGAGTAAGSTSGASVPSIGAPGLRSRLGTSSGSDRGGAGGGGGGGGGGGGGAGGGGGGGAGAGSTSTTSGAEGRWKLHLTERAEFQYSQRELDVTDVFLTRSSRGNRVGCMYIRCAPNARFTVLFSHGNAVDLGQMSSFYIGLGTRINCNIFSYDYSGYGVSTGKPSEKNLYADIDAAWHALRSRYGISPENIILYGQSIGTVPTVDLASRFECAAVVLHSPLTSGMRVAFPDTKKTYCFDAFPNIEKVSKIPSPVLIIHGTEDEVIDFSHGLALFERCPKAVEPLWVEGAGHNDIELYSQYLERLRRFINQDLAAQHA
- the LOC119011041 gene encoding alpha/beta hydrolase domain-containing protein 17A-like isoform X2, yielding MNGLSIRELCCLFCCPPCPSRIAAKLAFLPPEPTYALLPDPDPGSGAGTAAGSTSGASVPSIGAPGLRSRLGTSSGGGGAGAGSTSTTSGAEGRWKLHLTERAEFQYSQRELDVTDVFLTRSSRGNRVGCMYIRCAPNARFTVLFSHGNAVDLGQMSSFYIGLGTRINCNIFSYDYSGYGVSTGKPSEKNLYADIDAAWHALRSRYGISPENIILYGQSIGTVPTVDLASRFECAAVVLHSPLTSGMRVAFPDTKKTYCFDAFPNIEKVSKIPSPVLIIHGTEDEVIDFSHGLALFERCPKAVEPLWVEGAGHNDIELYSQYLERLRRFINQDLAAQHA